In Nocardioides sp. InS609-2, a single genomic region encodes these proteins:
- a CDS encoding glycoside hydrolase family 13 protein, with product MTSSPDLWWRDAVIYQVYVRSFADSDGDGVGDLPGITSRLPYLRDLGVDALWVTPFYTSPQKDHGYDVADYQDVDPLFGSLADADALLARAHELGLRVIVDLVPNHTSDEHVWFRAALASAPGSPERARYLFREGRGEDGSEPPNNWESVFGGAAWTRVHDGEWYLHLFDSTQPDLDWRNPEVGDMFEGVLRFWLARGADGFRVDVAHGLFKEESLRDQVITAGGKASSGHVNPDHSMVRRELSDEPMWDQPEVHDVYRRWHKVLDEVGADRMAVAEAWTQTPESMAAFVRPDELDQAFNFSWLLTGWSADGFREVITGTLAAVGPVGASPTWVLSNHDVVRHATRYGGGPQGLARARAATLTMLALPGSSYLYQGEELGLEQADVAHELRQDPAWLRRREGIDDPGRDGCRVPIPWSGTQPPFGFGPSKGQPWIPQPADWAALTVEAQTGVECSTLEFYRAALAARRTFAGTAGDEVEIIGEDHDVLMFRRGPVTVVVNCGTAPVQLPAGEVFATSGELPGGVLPPDTAIWLR from the coding sequence ATGACGAGCTCGCCCGACCTCTGGTGGCGCGACGCTGTCATCTACCAGGTGTACGTCCGCAGCTTCGCCGACAGTGACGGCGATGGCGTCGGCGACCTGCCCGGCATCACCTCGCGGCTGCCGTACCTGCGCGACCTGGGCGTCGACGCGCTCTGGGTCACGCCGTTCTACACCTCGCCACAGAAGGACCACGGCTACGACGTCGCCGACTACCAGGACGTCGACCCGCTCTTCGGCTCGCTCGCCGACGCCGACGCCCTGCTCGCGCGTGCCCACGAGCTCGGGCTCAGGGTGATCGTCGACCTGGTGCCCAACCACACCTCCGACGAGCACGTCTGGTTCCGGGCCGCGCTGGCGTCCGCTCCCGGCTCGCCCGAGCGGGCGCGCTACCTGTTCCGCGAGGGCCGCGGCGAGGACGGCAGCGAGCCGCCGAACAACTGGGAGTCCGTCTTCGGCGGGGCGGCCTGGACCCGGGTGCACGACGGCGAGTGGTACCTCCACCTGTTCGACTCCACCCAGCCCGACCTCGACTGGCGCAACCCCGAGGTCGGCGACATGTTCGAGGGCGTGCTGCGCTTCTGGCTCGCCCGTGGAGCCGACGGGTTCCGGGTCGACGTCGCGCACGGACTCTTCAAGGAGGAGTCGCTGCGAGACCAGGTCATCACCGCCGGCGGCAAGGCCAGCTCGGGTCACGTCAACCCCGACCACTCGATGGTGAGGCGCGAGCTCAGCGACGAGCCGATGTGGGACCAGCCCGAGGTGCACGACGTCTACCGCCGCTGGCACAAGGTGCTCGACGAGGTCGGCGCCGACCGGATGGCCGTGGCCGAGGCCTGGACCCAGACCCCCGAGTCGATGGCCGCGTTCGTGCGCCCCGACGAGCTCGACCAGGCGTTCAACTTCTCCTGGCTGTTGACCGGCTGGTCCGCCGACGGCTTCCGCGAGGTCATCACCGGCACCCTCGCTGCCGTCGGGCCGGTCGGCGCCTCGCCGACCTGGGTGCTGTCCAACCATGACGTCGTACGCCACGCGACGAGGTACGGCGGCGGCCCGCAGGGCCTCGCCCGTGCCCGGGCGGCGACCCTGACGATGCTGGCGCTGCCCGGATCGTCGTACCTCTACCAGGGCGAGGAGCTCGGCCTCGAGCAGGCCGACGTGGCGCACGAGTTGCGGCAGGACCCGGCGTGGCTGCGTCGTCGCGAGGGCATCGACGACCCCGGTCGCGACGGCTGCCGGGTGCCGATCCCGTGGTCGGGCACGCAGCCGCCGTTCGGTTTCGGACCGAGCAAGGGCCAGCCGTGGATCCCGCAGCCCGCAGACTGGGCGGCGCTGACGGTCGAGGCGCAGACCGGCGTCGAGTGCTCGACGCTGGAGTTCTACCGGGCCGCGCTGGCGGCGCGGCGTACCTTCGCCGGCACGGCCGGGGACGAGGTCGAGATCATCGGCGAGGACCACGACGTGCTGATGTTCCGCCGCGGGCCGGTAACGGTCGTCGTCAACTGCGGCACGGCGCCCGTGCAGCTGCCCGCGGGCGAGGTGTTCGCCACATCGGGCGAGCTGCCGGGCGGGGTGCTACCTCCGGACACCGCGATCTGGCTGCGGTGA
- a CDS encoding saccharopine dehydrogenase NADP-binding domain-containing protein — protein sequence MAAAREFDIVLFGATGFTGGLTADYLATHAPAGLRWALAGRNPDKLQRVRDRVASLDERWEELPLLHAEVNDADSLTAVAERAKVVITTVGPYLEYGEPLVAACAAAGTDYVDLTGEPEFVDRMWTAHHATAVESGARIVHACGFDSIPHDLGALFTVRHLPDDQPINLRGVVRAKGMFSGGTFHSAMNAFSRAKQMKEASGARRSAEPRPEGRSSKPAGAKPQRDPVLGYWLLPLPTIDPIVVARSGAALPVYGPKFRYSHFAGTRTLRYAGGAALGVTALGLAAQVKPVRNLLLKRVPQGEGPDQARRDASWFTVHFVGEAGGQTVHTLVSGGDPGYTETAKMLAQSALCLAFDDLPPTAGQVTTAQAMGQALIDRLQAEGITFEVVA from the coding sequence ATGGCTGCAGCCCGCGAGTTCGACATCGTGCTCTTCGGAGCGACCGGCTTCACCGGCGGCCTGACCGCTGACTACCTGGCCACGCACGCGCCCGCCGGGCTGCGCTGGGCGCTGGCCGGCCGCAACCCCGACAAGCTCCAGCGGGTGCGCGACCGCGTGGCCTCCCTCGACGAGCGCTGGGAGGAGCTGCCGCTCCTGCACGCCGAAGTCAACGACGCCGACTCCCTCACCGCGGTCGCCGAGCGCGCCAAGGTCGTCATCACCACCGTCGGCCCCTATCTCGAGTACGGCGAGCCGCTGGTCGCCGCGTGTGCCGCTGCCGGCACCGACTACGTCGACCTCACCGGCGAGCCCGAGTTCGTCGACCGGATGTGGACCGCCCACCACGCGACGGCCGTCGAGTCCGGCGCCCGCATCGTGCACGCGTGCGGCTTCGACTCGATCCCGCACGACCTCGGCGCGCTGTTCACCGTCAGGCACCTGCCCGACGACCAGCCGATCAACCTGCGCGGCGTGGTCCGCGCCAAGGGCATGTTCTCCGGCGGCACCTTCCACTCGGCGATGAACGCCTTCTCCCGGGCCAAGCAGATGAAGGAGGCCAGTGGCGCCCGCCGCTCCGCCGAGCCCCGCCCCGAGGGCCGGTCGTCGAAGCCCGCCGGCGCGAAGCCGCAGCGTGACCCGGTGCTCGGCTACTGGCTGCTTCCGCTCCCGACCATCGACCCGATCGTGGTGGCCCGCAGCGGCGCTGCCCTGCCGGTGTACGGACCGAAGTTCCGCTATTCACACTTCGCCGGCACCCGCACCCTTCGGTACGCCGGGGGTGCCGCTCTCGGCGTGACCGCTCTGGGCCTCGCCGCCCAGGTGAAGCCGGTCAGGAACCTGCTGCTCAAGCGGGTGCCGCAGGGTGAGGGTCCCGATCAGGCCCGCCGCGACGCGTCGTGGTTCACCGTGCACTTCGTCGGCGAGGCCGGTGGGCAGACCGTGCACACCTTGGTCTCCGGCGGCGACCCCGGCTACACGGAGACCGCGAAGATGCTGGCCCAGAGCGCGCTCTGCCTCGCCTTCGACGACCTGCCGCCCACCGCCGGCCAGGTCACCACCGCCCAGGCCATGGGCCAGGCGCTGATCGACCGGCTCCAGGCCGAGGGCATCACGTTCGAGGTCGTCGCCTGA
- a CDS encoding MscL family protein, with amino-acid sequence MSGFKNFILRGNLVDLAVAVIIGVAFGAVVKTFTAWLTGLMPNSASEYFSTEAQSFGAFLNAVISFVLLAAVVYFFVVTPYVKAKERFFPSEPSGTPADIALLEEIRDLLKSSRAV; translated from the coding sequence ATGAGTGGATTCAAGAACTTCATCCTTCGAGGCAATCTTGTCGACCTCGCGGTGGCCGTCATCATCGGTGTCGCCTTCGGCGCCGTCGTCAAGACGTTCACCGCGTGGCTCACGGGGCTGATGCCCAACAGTGCCTCGGAGTACTTCAGCACGGAGGCCCAGTCCTTCGGAGCCTTCCTCAACGCGGTGATCTCGTTCGTGCTGCTGGCCGCGGTCGTCTACTTCTTCGTGGTCACGCCGTACGTCAAGGCCAAGGAGAGGTTCTTCCCGAGCGAGCCATCTGGCACGCCGGCCGACATCGCGCTCCTCGAGGAGATCCGCGACCTTCTGAAGAGCAGCCGCGCCGTCTGA
- a CDS encoding DUF2277 domain-containing protein, producing the protein MCRNIRPLNNFEPPATRDEVAAAALQFVRKVSGTTKPSQANQEAFDHAVHEITHITRHLLDNMVTNAPPKDRDVEAAKARARAELRYGT; encoded by the coding sequence ATGTGCCGCAACATCAGACCGCTCAACAACTTCGAGCCGCCGGCCACCAGGGACGAGGTCGCTGCCGCCGCGCTGCAGTTCGTCCGCAAGGTCAGCGGGACGACCAAGCCGTCGCAGGCCAACCAGGAGGCGTTCGACCACGCCGTGCACGAGATCACGCACATCACCCGGCACCTGCTCGACAACATGGTCACCAACGCGCCGCCGAAGGACCGTGACGTCGAGGCTGCGAAGGCGCGTGCCCGGGCGGAGCTGCGGTACGGCACGTGA
- a CDS encoding FmdB family zinc ribbon protein, whose protein sequence is MPTYQYACTACGHAFEQIQSFSDDALTHCPECDGRLRKVFNAVGVVFKGSGFYRNDSRTADSSSAPASTAASSSGSSDSKKPDSKPASTSSTSSSSSSSSASSSSSSGSSSSD, encoded by the coding sequence GTGCCGACCTATCAGTATGCCTGCACCGCTTGCGGGCACGCGTTCGAACAGATCCAGAGCTTCAGCGACGACGCGCTGACCCATTGCCCGGAGTGCGACGGGCGCCTGCGCAAGGTGTTCAACGCCGTCGGTGTGGTCTTCAAGGGGTCGGGCTTCTACCGCAACGACAGCCGCACGGCAGACTCGAGCTCGGCACCCGCTTCGACCGCGGCATCGAGCTCGGGCTCGTCCGACTCCAAGAAGCCGGACAGCAAGCCGGCATCGACGTCATCGACCTCCTCGTCGAGCTCATCGTCGTCCGCGAGCTCGTCGTCCTCGTCAGGCTCTTCGTCCTCTGACTGA
- a CDS encoding SAF domain-containing protein, whose protein sequence is MAATFTDLRDRGGVRARRLRRLYRRRVLAHRRLLAFGCAAAAVLVGLQAARPPAPPSDVVLVAARDLPSGTVLGAADLTEVKYAAGTAPASLDPRPLGRTLAAPLRRGEPVTDLRLVSPALTEGYPGLVAYPVRIPDPGVVALLRVGDRIDVMGSDPETGGAEVVLTDAPVLALPSGQEATATEGLPGRLVVLGVPESRVTGVGAAAVTQFLTVVLSR, encoded by the coding sequence ATGGCTGCCACCTTCACCGACCTTCGTGACCGCGGGGGCGTCCGGGCCCGCCGGTTGCGCCGCCTGTACCGACGACGGGTGCTCGCCCACCGCCGGCTGCTCGCCTTCGGCTGTGCCGCAGCCGCAGTGCTGGTCGGCCTCCAGGCCGCCCGGCCGCCCGCGCCGCCGAGTGACGTCGTACTCGTCGCCGCCCGCGACCTGCCCTCCGGCACGGTGCTGGGCGCCGCTGACCTGACCGAGGTGAAGTACGCCGCGGGCACGGCCCCAGCCTCGCTCGACCCGCGACCGCTGGGCCGCACGCTCGCCGCGCCACTGCGTCGGGGAGAACCCGTCACCGACCTTCGGCTCGTCTCCCCGGCGCTGACCGAGGGCTACCCCGGCCTGGTCGCCTACCCGGTGCGCATCCCCGACCCAGGGGTGGTGGCCCTGCTGCGCGTGGGTGACCGGATCGACGTGATGGGGAGCGACCCGGAGACGGGTGGTGCGGAGGTCGTCCTCACCGACGCACCGGTGCTGGCGCTCCCGAGCGGCCAGGAGGCGACCGCGACCGAGGGGCTCCCGGGGCGCCTGGTGGTGCTGGGAGTGCCCGAGAGCCGCGTCACAGGTGTCGGCGCGGCGGCGGTGACACAGTTCCTGACCGTGGTCCTGAGCCGCTAG
- a CDS encoding NAD-dependent protein deacetylase, with translation MTLGVVEFLADRPLVVLTGAGLSTDSGIPDYRGPGSVPRQPMNIQEFRSGPEARRHYWARSHVGWGRMGTATPNAGHRALARLDPELLITQNVDGLHEQAGSRQVVALHGRVSDVICLDCRETSTRVVMQQRMNELNPGWAERHADVATRPDGDVELDETADFVVPACDGCGGMVKPDVVFFGENVPGPRVERCYSAVEALGDADGALLVVGSSLTVMSGLRFVKRAASRRTPVVIVNRGATRGDALASYKLDAGCSEFLTSLAASRDGVRQASASR, from the coding sequence GTGACGCTCGGCGTCGTCGAGTTCCTGGCCGACCGGCCACTCGTCGTACTCACCGGGGCTGGGCTGTCGACGGACTCGGGGATCCCCGACTACCGCGGTCCGGGGTCGGTGCCGCGGCAGCCGATGAACATTCAGGAGTTCCGCTCCGGTCCGGAGGCGAGACGGCACTACTGGGCCCGCAGCCATGTCGGGTGGGGGCGCATGGGCACGGCCACTCCCAATGCCGGGCACCGCGCGCTCGCGCGGCTGGACCCCGAGCTGCTGATCACCCAGAACGTCGACGGCCTGCACGAGCAGGCGGGGTCGCGCCAGGTGGTCGCGCTGCACGGGCGGGTCTCCGACGTGATCTGTCTGGACTGCCGCGAGACGTCGACACGGGTAGTTATGCAGCAGCGGATGAACGAGCTCAACCCGGGCTGGGCCGAGCGCCATGCCGACGTCGCCACCCGTCCGGACGGCGACGTGGAGCTCGACGAGACCGCCGACTTCGTGGTGCCTGCGTGCGACGGGTGCGGCGGGATGGTGAAGCCGGACGTGGTGTTCTTCGGCGAGAACGTGCCGGGCCCGCGGGTCGAGCGGTGCTACTCGGCCGTCGAGGCGCTGGGCGACGCCGACGGAGCGCTGCTCGTGGTGGGGTCGTCACTGACGGTGATGAGCGGGCTGCGGTTCGTAAAGCGGGCGGCGAGCCGGCGCACCCCGGTCGTGATCGTCAACCGGGGCGCGACCCGCGGCGACGCGCTGGCGTCGTACAAGCTCGACGCGGGGTGCAGCGAGTTCCTGACGTCGCTGGCGGCCAGCCGGGACGGCGTGCGACAGGCGTCGGCCAGCCGCTAG
- a CDS encoding metal-dependent transcriptional regulator, translating into MSDLIDTTEMYLRTIYELVEEGITPLRARIAERLHQSGPTVSQTVARMQRDGLLTVEGDRHLQLTGEGTRLATRVMRKHRLAERLLTDVIGLDWELAHVEACRWEHVMSETVERRLIDLLDHPTSSPYGNPIPGLDELGESGMGEEFMEGVEPLANAAGDAESRVHIRRISEEMQKDKSLMTALRRVGALPDTTVTVIATESGVLVGSGGETAEVDLEAADHIFVTAL; encoded by the coding sequence GTGAGCGACCTGATCGACACCACCGAGATGTACCTCCGCACCATCTATGAACTGGTGGAGGAGGGCATCACCCCGTTGCGCGCGCGCATCGCCGAGCGGCTGCACCAGAGCGGACCGACGGTGTCGCAGACGGTGGCCCGCATGCAGCGCGACGGCCTGCTCACCGTCGAGGGCGACCGCCACCTCCAGCTCACCGGAGAGGGCACCCGGCTCGCGACCCGCGTCATGCGAAAGCACCGGCTCGCCGAGCGGCTGCTCACCGACGTCATCGGGCTCGACTGGGAGCTCGCGCACGTGGAGGCGTGTCGCTGGGAGCACGTCATGTCCGAGACGGTCGAGCGCCGGCTCATCGATCTGCTCGACCACCCCACGTCGTCGCCGTACGGCAATCCGATCCCGGGCCTCGACGAGCTCGGCGAGAGCGGCATGGGCGAGGAGTTCATGGAGGGCGTCGAGCCGCTCGCCAACGCCGCCGGCGACGCCGAGTCCCGCGTGCACATCCGCCGCATCTCCGAGGAGATGCAGAAGGACAAGTCGCTGATGACCGCGCTGCGGCGCGTCGGCGCCTTGCCCGACACCACCGTCACCGTCATCGCCACCGAGAGCGGCGTGCTCGTCGGCTCCGGGGGCGAGACCGCCGAGGTCGACCTCGAGGCGGCCGACCACATCTTCGTCACGGCGCTCTGA
- a CDS encoding LCP family protein has translation MSETETDESSERPAAPKRRGRVKKKHTVGYVLLSSLVVLALVTGLAVVFLYRSLNGNLNVVDVMGEVDNSPDKVKVEGPKQPINVLVMGSDTREGEGNQIDGESGAAGSDTTILFHLSADRTRAYGVSIPRDSLVTRPDCGKDNEIEGGTDQMWNAAYSLGEQACTIEQFQELTDIAIDHYVVLDFNGFRDMVDAIDGVPVCIPEDIEDPEHNISIPRGKRDIKGAEALSYVRVRYDVGDGSDISRISRQQTFIAAMAKKVISGGTLTRPDRLIGFLRAVTRSLTVDPGLKNLSKIGGLGVQFQSIGLDNIQFLTVPFAYDQREEFSGRVVWLPEADSLWRKLRNDEPLSKRLTSGAIDAANAPGQGESPSDTESPSSTESPSETTSPSAPQSPTAEETEQAAEDAAANGLCA, from the coding sequence GTGTCCGAAACAGAGACCGACGAGTCATCGGAGCGCCCGGCTGCGCCCAAGAGACGGGGCCGTGTCAAGAAGAAGCACACCGTCGGGTACGTCCTACTCAGCTCGCTTGTGGTCCTGGCCCTGGTCACCGGTCTCGCGGTGGTGTTCCTCTACCGCAGCCTCAACGGCAACCTCAACGTCGTCGACGTCATGGGCGAGGTCGACAACAGTCCTGACAAGGTCAAGGTCGAAGGACCCAAGCAGCCGATCAACGTCCTGGTCATGGGCTCCGACACCCGCGAGGGCGAGGGTAACCAGATCGACGGCGAGAGCGGCGCGGCGGGCTCCGACACCACCATCTTGTTCCACCTCTCCGCCGACCGCACCCGGGCCTACGGCGTCAGTATCCCGCGCGACTCGCTAGTCACCCGCCCCGACTGCGGCAAGGACAACGAGATCGAGGGTGGCACCGACCAGATGTGGAACGCCGCCTACAGCCTGGGCGAGCAGGCCTGCACGATCGAGCAGTTCCAGGAACTCACCGACATCGCCATCGATCACTACGTCGTGCTCGACTTCAACGGCTTCCGTGACATGGTCGACGCCATCGACGGCGTCCCGGTCTGCATCCCCGAGGACATCGAGGATCCCGAGCACAACATCTCAATCCCAAGGGGCAAGCGCGACATCAAGGGCGCCGAGGCGCTCAGCTACGTGCGCGTCCGCTACGACGTAGGCGACGGCTCGGACATCAGCCGCATCTCGCGTCAGCAGACGTTCATCGCCGCGATGGCCAAGAAGGTCATCTCCGGCGGCACCCTGACTCGGCCCGACCGGTTGATCGGGTTCCTGCGCGCGGTCACCAGGTCGCTGACCGTCGATCCCGGCCTGAAGAACCTCAGCAAGATCGGTGGACTGGGTGTCCAGTTCCAGAGCATCGGTCTCGACAACATCCAGTTCCTGACCGTGCCCTTCGCCTACGACCAGCGCGAGGAGTTCTCCGGTCGCGTCGTCTGGTTGCCCGAGGCCGACTCGTTGTGGCGCAAGCTCCGCAACGACGAGCCGCTGAGCAAGCGCCTCACTTCAGGTGCCATCGATGCGGCCAATGCTCCCGGCCAGGGCGAGTCGCCCTCGGACACGGAGTCGCCGTCGTCGACGGAGTCGCCCTCCGAGACGACCTCGCCGAGCGCGCCCCAGTCGCCCACGGCCGAAGAGACCGAGCAGGCCGCCGAGGACGCCGCCGCCAACGGGCTCTGCGCATGA
- a CDS encoding beta-propeller domain-containing protein, translated as MRTVQARRRVITAVAGAAALVTAFGAGVLVAADGTDVATPPRAHTTPLQLVNADLTTGASCDDLLDSYIQRAIDLVGPWGWGMGGDVMYATGDAELSTGKVEAASPPTTRVTNSETGTNVQEAGVDEPDVVKTDGEHVYRIDDDELTTYDATGDEVTELASLDLDGIADAEILLVGDQVVAFGASLPRREGDTRMVVLDVSDPAAPMVTGAWAYDATLVTTRQNGDVLRLVLSNGLPELDFVTPDGDLGEQSAQRKNEELVRASTLDDWLPHAVEVTDDDTVDPASGELVADCGEVAVPSDDEAALGTMTVVGLDPSQSADRTVASVATEAQTTYFSTDRMYLATSAGWGWCCQSTDLRIFPPEGQLPDGTTQLYAFALDGAATEYVASGEVDGMIRDRWAMDSADGVLRLALGATQATGNFNSIVTLREDDGELDEVGRLDGLGPNEDIKSVRWFDELAILVTFRQVDPLYAVDLTDVEEPASLGVLKIPGYSEYLHPLGSDRMIGIGQAGDLSGSITGAQAALFDVTDLTDPRRLDTVEYPRYSQAGAAIDPRQFTWLPDQRMALTVVSKGWQGRTGWVSVLRLADGRMDDELVPVEYGEEIEQVRLVPLPSGKVVLVTGDGVSFLDL; from the coding sequence ATGCGAACAGTCCAGGCGCGACGACGGGTGATCACGGCAGTGGCGGGGGCAGCGGCGCTCGTCACGGCCTTCGGTGCGGGGGTGCTCGTCGCCGCCGACGGGACGGACGTGGCGACGCCGCCGCGCGCGCACACCACCCCCCTCCAGCTCGTGAACGCCGACCTCACCACGGGCGCGTCGTGCGACGACCTGCTCGACTCCTACATCCAGCGCGCCATCGACCTGGTTGGGCCGTGGGGCTGGGGCATGGGCGGCGATGTCATGTACGCCACCGGTGACGCCGAGCTGTCCACCGGCAAGGTCGAAGCCGCGTCACCGCCCACGACCCGGGTGACCAACAGCGAGACCGGCACCAACGTGCAGGAGGCCGGCGTCGACGAGCCCGACGTCGTGAAGACCGACGGCGAGCACGTCTACCGGATCGACGACGACGAGCTCACGACGTACGACGCGACGGGCGACGAGGTGACCGAGCTCGCCAGCCTCGACCTCGACGGCATCGCCGACGCCGAGATCCTGCTCGTCGGCGACCAGGTGGTCGCGTTCGGCGCCAGCCTGCCGCGCCGCGAGGGCGACACCCGGATGGTCGTCCTCGATGTCAGCGATCCGGCCGCCCCGATGGTGACGGGCGCCTGGGCGTACGACGCCACGCTGGTCACGACGCGGCAGAACGGCGACGTGCTGCGGCTGGTGCTGAGCAACGGGTTGCCGGAGCTCGACTTCGTGACGCCCGACGGTGACCTGGGTGAGCAGAGCGCGCAGCGGAAGAACGAGGAGCTCGTGCGCGCCAGCACCCTCGACGACTGGCTGCCGCACGCGGTGGAGGTGACCGACGACGACACTGTCGACCCGGCCAGCGGCGAGCTGGTCGCCGACTGCGGCGAGGTCGCCGTGCCGTCCGACGACGAAGCCGCGCTCGGCACCATGACCGTGGTCGGGCTCGACCCCTCACAGTCGGCCGACCGCACCGTCGCGTCGGTCGCGACGGAAGCGCAGACGACGTACTTCTCGACGGACCGGATGTACCTCGCGACCAGCGCCGGCTGGGGCTGGTGCTGCCAGTCCACGGACCTGCGGATCTTCCCTCCGGAGGGACAGCTGCCGGACGGAACGACGCAGCTCTACGCGTTCGCCCTCGACGGCGCCGCCACCGAGTACGTCGCTTCCGGCGAGGTCGACGGCATGATCCGGGACCGCTGGGCGATGGACTCCGCCGACGGGGTGCTGCGGCTGGCCCTCGGCGCGACACAGGCGACCGGCAACTTCAACTCGATCGTGACCCTGCGCGAGGACGACGGCGAGCTCGACGAGGTCGGCCGGCTGGACGGGCTCGGCCCCAACGAGGACATCAAGTCGGTGCGGTGGTTCGACGAGCTCGCGATCCTGGTGACGTTCCGCCAGGTCGACCCGCTGTACGCCGTCGACCTCACCGACGTCGAGGAGCCGGCCTCGCTCGGGGTGCTGAAGATCCCCGGCTACAGCGAGTATCTTCACCCGCTCGGCTCCGACCGGATGATCGGCATCGGCCAGGCCGGCGACCTGAGCGGCAGCATCACCGGCGCCCAGGCGGCCCTCTTCGACGTCACCGACCTGACCGACCCGCGCCGCCTCGACACGGTGGAGTACCCGCGCTACTCGCAGGCCGGTGCCGCCATCGACCCGCGCCAGTTCACCTGGCTGCCCGACCAGCGCATGGCGCTGACCGTCGTGTCGAAGGGCTGGCAGGGGCGCACCGGGTGGGTGTCCGTGCTTCGGCTCGCTGACGGCCGGATGGACGACGAGCTCGTGCCGGTGGAGTACGGCGAGGAGATCGAACAGGTCCGGCTGGTGCCACTGCCGTCGGGAAAGGTCGTGCTGGTCACCGGCGACGGGGTCTCGTTCCTGGACCTGTGA